A genomic stretch from Hemicordylus capensis ecotype Gifberg chromosome 5, rHemCap1.1.pri, whole genome shotgun sequence includes:
- the RPL7L1 gene encoding 60S ribosomal protein L7-like 1 — MADLEPRKKIPLVPENLLKKRKAYQAIKATQAKQALLDKRKHQKGKQIRFKRLETFLRDSHRKHRDDVRLRRMEEKPGVMLMPEGHKLAIAVRIAEIKGVSLRVRHVIQRLRLRKIYSGTFVKLSPGSLKMLRTVEPYVAWGYPNLKSIRELILKRGHGKINKKKVALTDNVLIEEHLGKYGIICLEDLIHEIYSAGKYFHEINNFLWPFHLSVARHSARNKVGFRKEVGNTGFRGNGINQLIRHLN, encoded by the exons ATGGCGGACCTTGA ACCTAGAAAGAAGATACCTCTGGTGCCAGAAAATCTACTGAAGAAAAGAAAGGCTTACCAGGCCATCAAGGCCACTCAAGCAAAGCAGGCACTGCTAGACAAGAGAAag CACCAAAAAGGAAAACAGATTAGATTCAAACGCCTTGAGACATTTCTACGGGACTCGCATCGGAAACATAGAGACGATGTTCGCCTGCGGCGCATGGAAGAAAAGCCAGGGGTGATGCTGATGCCTGAGGGACACAAGTTGGCGATTGCTGTACGGATTGCAGA AATTAAAGGGGTGAGTCTGCGAGTGCGGCATGTCATACAGCGGCTTCGACTGAGAAAGATTTACAGTGGCACGTTCGTTAAATTGTCGCCAGGATCACTAAAAATGCTACGGACTGTGGAACCTTATGTGGCGTGGGG CTATCCCAACTTGAAATCTATTCGAGAACTGATCCTGAAACGAGGCCATGGAAAGAtcaacaagaagaaggttgctcTGACTGACAATGTTCTGATAGAGGAGCATCTGG GAAAATATGGTATCATCTGCCTGGAAGACCTTATTCATGAAATCTATTCTGCTGGGAAATACTTCCATGAAATCAATAACTTTTTATGGCCATTCCACCTCTCAGTGGCTCGCCATTCAGCACGTAATAAAGTGGGTTTCCGCAAAGAGGTTGGCAATACTGGATTTCGAGGCAATGGGATTAACCAGCTCATTCGTCATTTGAATTAA
- the MAD2L1 gene encoding mitotic spindle assembly checkpoint protein MAD2A, with protein MAKQQSREQGITLRGSAEIVAEFFSFGINSILYQRGIYPAETFTHVQKYGLTMLVTADVELKNYLNNVVGQLKEWLCECLVQRLVVVISSKETSEVLERWQFDIECDKTAKEENAPREKSQKAIQDEIKSVIRQITATVTFLPLLETTCAFDLLIFTDKDLEVPDKWEESGPQFIANSEEVRLRSFTTTIHKVNSVVAYKKDALP; from the exons atGGCGAAGCAGCAGAGCCGGGAGCAGGGCATCACCCTGCGGGGCAGCGCCGAGATTGTGGCGGAGTTCTTCT CATTTGGCATCAACAGTATTTTATACCAACGTGGGATCTATCCTGCTGAAACCTTTACGCATGTTCAGAAATATGGACTCACTATGCTTGTAACTGCAGATGTGGAACTTAAAAACTATCTGAACAATGTGGTGGGACAGCTAAAAG AATGGCTCTGTGAGTGCCTAGTTCAGCGTCTAGTGGTGGTGATCTCCAGTAAGGAAACCAGTGAAGTTCTTGAAAGGTGGCAATTTGATATTGAATGTGACAAAACTGCAAAGGAAGAAAA TGCACCAAGAGAGAAATCACAGAAAGCTATACAGGATGAAATTAAATCTGTTATCAGACAAATAACAGCTACAGTGACATTTCTTCCTTTGTTGGAAACTACCT GTGCATTTGACTTACTAATTTTCACAGACAAAGACTTGGAAGTTCCAGACAAGTGGGAAGAGTCGGGCCCACAGTTCATTGCTAATTCTGAAGAAGTCCGTCTTCGTTCCTTCACAACTACTATTCACAAAGTCAACAGTGTGGTGGCCTACAAAAAAGACGCACTTCCTTGA